GCCGATGTGGAGGCAACAACACGCTGTTTTTTAGAATTAATTCGTCGTGAAATTTTTACGAAAGAAGAACTAGAAGTTCCAGCTTCATATTTCAAAGATTTCCAAAGTAAAAACCCAACCGAAATCAAACTCATTGGGTTAAAGCATATCAATTTAAAAGAGGCTTCAGATAAAATCCGACAACAATTTGGCGATAAGCAAGCGCCAACTGTTTCAAAAGAGGACCTTTCAGAAAATAAGAAAGTTTTAGTTGATGCGCCCTTTGTTCATTTGCACAATCATACCCAGTTTTCGGTATTGCAATCTACCATTAGTATTGCGGCATTAGTAAAAGCGGCAGCCCAACAAAAAATGCCTGCGGTTGCCATGACCGATCATGCGAATTTGATGGGAGCTTTTCACTTTGTGCGTGATATTTTAAATCACAATAAAGCAGCTGTGGCTAAAAATAAAGCAGCTGTTGAAAACGGGGAGGAACCTACCGAAGTTCCTATGAAACCTATCGTTGGTTGCGAATTTTTTGTGTGTGAAGACCATAAAAATAAGTCGGTTAAGGATAATGGGTACCAAATAGTCCTTTTGGCGAAGACCAAAAAAGGATATCATAATTTGGCTAAAATGTCCTCTATTGCATACACAGAAGGATTCTATTATGTACCTAGAATTGATCGAAAAGTCATTCAGGAATTCAAAGAAGATATTATTGTTTTGTCTGGAAATTTGTACGGAGAAATACCAAATAAGATTTTAAACATTGGTGAAAACCAAGCCGAAGAAGCCTTGATCTGGTGGAAAAATGAATTCAAGGATGATTTTTATATTGAGGTCATGCGCCACAATCAAGAAGATGAAAATAGGGTGAATTCTTCTTTGGTTGCTTTAGCCAGAAAACATGAGGTCAAAATTGTGGCTACAAACAATATCTTTTATATAGACAAAGAAAATTCGAATGCACATGATATTTTGCTTTGTGTGCGTGATGGTGAAAAACAAACTACACCTATTGGTCGTGGTCGCGGTTATCGCTATGGATTGCCTAATCAGGAATATTATTTCAAGTCTGGGGACGAAATGAAGCAACTCTTTGCAAATTTACCTGAGGCGATTTCAAATATTTCGGAGATTGTAGATAAAATTGAAATTTACGATTTGGCACGAGAAGTATTGCTCCCCAAGTTTGAAATTCCAGTTGAATTTAATAATCCCGAAGACGCCGTTGATGGCGGAGTGCGCGGCGAAAATGCCTATTTAAGACATCTTACTTTTGAAGGAGCTAAAAAAAGATATCCAGTAATTACTGAAGAAATTCAGGAACGATTGGATTTTGAATTATTGACCATTTCTAATTCTGGTTATCCTGGATATTTCTTGATTGTACAGGATTTAATCGCCGAAGCCAGAAGTATGGGCGTTTCGGTAGGTCCAGGAAGGGGTTCTGCGGCGGGTTCTGTGGTGGCTTATTGTTTGAAAATTACCAATATAGATCCTTTAAAGTACAACTTGCTTTTTGAGCGTTTCCTGAATCCGGATCGTGTGTCATTACCCGATATTGATATCGATTTTGATGATGAAGGCCGAAGCAGTGTGATGGATTATGTGATCCGAAAATACGGTTCCAAGCAAGTGGCGCAAATTATCACCTATGGTAAAATGGCTACCAAATCAGCAATTCGTGATACTGCTCGTGTACTAGATTTACCACTTTTTGAAGCAGATAAAATTGCGAAATTGATTCCGGGAATGATGCCGTCTAAGTGGAATTTAGCTCGGTTTTTAAATGAAAAAGAAGACATCATAAAAAAGGCGGTTCGTCCGGAAGAGTATGATAAAATAAAAGAATTAATAGGACTTGCAAGTGAAGATGACCTTGGAGGTGAAACCATTCAGCAAGCCAAAGTTTTAGAGGGGAATCTAAGAAATACGGGGATTCACGCTTGTGGAGTGATTATTACACCAAGTGATATTACCAATTTTGTTCCTGTGGCTACGGCCAAAGATTCGGATTTGTATGTGACTCAATTTGATAACTCGGTGGTAGAGAGCGCTGGTTTATTAAAGATGGACTTCTTGGGTTTGAAGACCCTAACGTTGATAAAAGATACCGTTAAGCTAGTAAAATACCGAAGCGGAATTGAGCTCAATCCAGATGAGTTTCCTATTGATGATCTAAAAACATACGAGCTTTTTCAGCGCGGTGAAACGGTTGGTATTTTTCAGTATGAAAGTCCTGGAATGCAAAAATACATGAAGGAGTTAAAGCCTACGGTTTTCCCCGATTTAATTGCCATGAATGCCTTATACCGTCCGGGTCCGATAGCTTATATTCCGAGTTTCGTCAAGCGAAAAAATGGTGAGGAAGAGATTATTTACGATCTTGAAGCTTGCGAAGAATTACTTAAGGATACCTACGGAATTACCGTTTATCAAGAGCAAGTAATGCTTTTATCCCAAAAACTGGCTGATTTCTCTAAGGGTGATGCCGATGTTTTGCGTAAAGCAATGGGAAAAAAGCAAAAGGACGTTTTGGACAAAATGAAACCTAAATTTATCAGTCAGGCTGCCGCCAAAGGGCATGCCGAAGATAAACTGGAGAAAATTTGGAAAGACTGGGAAGCCTTTGCAGAATATGCCTTTAATAAATCCCACTCTACCTGTTATGCTTGGATTGCTTATCAAACGGCTTACTTAAAAGCAAATTACCCTGCAGAGTATATGGCTGCGGTACTCTCTAATAATATGAGTGATATCAAAC
This portion of the Flavobacterium sp. CECT 9288 genome encodes:
- the dnaE gene encoding DNA polymerase III subunit alpha; this translates as MYLIFDTETTGLPKRWGAPISDTDNWPRCIQIAWQLHDDMGKLIEHQDYLVKPEGFNIPYDAERIHGISTELAEANGVSLSEVLEKFNVALGKAKFIVGQNLGFDINIMGCEFYRMGVESQMSSMPILDTCTEVTASLLKLPGGRGGKFKLPTLTELHSYLFNKPFGEAHNATADVEATTRCFLELIRREIFTKEELEVPASYFKDFQSKNPTEIKLIGLKHINLKEASDKIRQQFGDKQAPTVSKEDLSENKKVLVDAPFVHLHNHTQFSVLQSTISIAALVKAAAQQKMPAVAMTDHANLMGAFHFVRDILNHNKAAVAKNKAAVENGEEPTEVPMKPIVGCEFFVCEDHKNKSVKDNGYQIVLLAKTKKGYHNLAKMSSIAYTEGFYYVPRIDRKVIQEFKEDIIVLSGNLYGEIPNKILNIGENQAEEALIWWKNEFKDDFYIEVMRHNQEDENRVNSSLVALARKHEVKIVATNNIFYIDKENSNAHDILLCVRDGEKQTTPIGRGRGYRYGLPNQEYYFKSGDEMKQLFANLPEAISNISEIVDKIEIYDLAREVLLPKFEIPVEFNNPEDAVDGGVRGENAYLRHLTFEGAKKRYPVITEEIQERLDFELLTISNSGYPGYFLIVQDLIAEARSMGVSVGPGRGSAAGSVVAYCLKITNIDPLKYNLLFERFLNPDRVSLPDIDIDFDDEGRSSVMDYVIRKYGSKQVAQIITYGKMATKSAIRDTARVLDLPLFEADKIAKLIPGMMPSKWNLARFLNEKEDIIKKAVRPEEYDKIKELIGLASEDDLGGETIQQAKVLEGNLRNTGIHACGVIITPSDITNFVPVATAKDSDLYVTQFDNSVVESAGLLKMDFLGLKTLTLIKDTVKLVKYRSGIELNPDEFPIDDLKTYELFQRGETVGIFQYESPGMQKYMKELKPTVFPDLIAMNALYRPGPIAYIPSFVKRKNGEEEIIYDLEACEELLKDTYGITVYQEQVMLLSQKLADFSKGDADVLRKAMGKKQKDVLDKMKPKFISQAAAKGHAEDKLEKIWKDWEAFAEYAFNKSHSTCYAWIAYQTAYLKANYPAEYMAAVLSNNMSDIKQVSFFMEECKRMGLQVLGPDVNESFYKFTVNDDYAVRFGMGAIKGVGSGAVATIVEKRKDGKYKSIFDLTKRIDLRAANKKALENLALAGGFDSFGDTTRAQYFHDDGDGITFYEKAIRYGAKFQENENSSQVSLFGDASEVQIAEPVVPPCEDWSTMEKLSREKEVVGIYISGHPLDDFRFEMKYFCNARLDALRNMEQYVGKNLTFAGIVSNFQRRTAKNGKDWAIFTLEGFEESFEFKIFGEEYLKFYHFLYNNQFVFIKVLIKEGWVNQDTGKKSEPRMQFVEVKQLQDVLATFAKKLILYLNINDLHADFIHNLSRLFQEYKGDNTVSFEVMELEKIKKLIPVATPDIDPEEMSFADDLEEVDTVNGELAEASTVVKVEEVEEIKVVTKLAMASRKLKVRISNELLIALEKMQVNFKLN